A window of the Oncorhynchus mykiss isolate Arlee chromosome 15, USDA_OmykA_1.1, whole genome shotgun sequence genome harbors these coding sequences:
- the LOC110490677 gene encoding proline-rich protein 5 isoform X5: MSSPSLSDLGKSDKAALEERGTQQRKAGANATWNSIHNAVIAVFQRKDLGENDLYILNEGVRQLLKTELGSFFTEYLQNQLLTKGMVILRDKMRFYEGQKLLDSLAETWDFFFCDVLSMLQAIFYPVQGKEPSVRQLALLHFRSIITLNIKLEDALSRPRARVPPSIIQMLLILQGVHESRGVTEEYLRLEALVQKVVSPYLGTHGLYSNDGSSMQYSSCVLEKRLQRCWPKSGDAPVKNLVMRSKSYNVPMLTPVVEYDTETGSVSSMGIRRHSVCEMTSCLEEGAINDISTTSSLASAAQPGLSSLEQDLSLTGVVCGGGGGSLDLCGSVGSESLGSHLQPSIFQDSHSPGPFLHGGEESTVSPSVLCQVHSGSETGSIPSCSSSPETVVDQILDSMDSDPDGIFIDFSHHSCSDSSSSGYSRESGRQSVV; the protein is encoded by the exons cATCCACAATGCGGTGATAGCTGTGTTCCAGAGGAAAGACCTGGGAGAGAATGACCTCTACATCCTCAATGAGGGAGTCAG GCAACTACTGAAGACGGAGCTGGGCTCTTTCTTTACTGAATACCTCCAG AATCAGCTGCTGACAAAGGGAATGGTGATACTGAGGGACAAAATGCGTTTCTATGAAG GTCAGAAGCTATTGGACTCCTTGGCAGAGACGTGGGACTTCTTCTTCTGTGATGTTCTGTCCATGCTTCAGGCTATCTTCTACCCAGTACAG GGTAAGGAGCCGTCGGTGCGGCAGCTGGCCCTGCTTCACTTTAGGAGCATTATCACTCTGAACATCAAGCTTGAGGACGCCCTGTCCCGCCCCCGCGCCCGTGTCCCCCCCTCTATCATACAGATGTTACTGATACTGCAG GGTGTCCATGAGTCTAGAGGAGTGACTGAGGAGTACCTGCGTCTGGAAGCTTTGGTTCAGAAGGTGGTGTCTCCATACCTGGGAACCCACGGCCTCTACTCCAACGACGGATCCTCAATGCAATACTCCTCCTGCGTACTGG AAAAGCGTCTGCAGCGGTGCTGGCCCAAGTCAGGCGACGCCCCCGTGAAGAACCTGGTGATGCGCTCCAAGTCCTACAACGTGCCCATGTTGACGCCTGTGGTGGAGTATGATACCGAGACAGGCTCCGTGAGCAGCATGGGCATCCGCCGCCATTCCGTCTGCGAGATGACTTCCTGTCTGGAAGAAGGCGCCATCAACGACATCAGCACCACTTCCTCCCTGGCCTCCGCGGCCCAGCCGGGCCTTTCCTCCCTGGAGCAGGACCTCAGCCTGACAGGGGTTgtttgtggtggaggtggtggaagtCTGGATCTCTGTGGGTCTGTGGGGTCTGAGTCTTTAGGGTCCCACCTCCAGCCCTCCATATTTCAGGACTCTCACTCCCCAGGACCCTTCCTCCACGGCGGGGAGGAGTCGACGGTGTCCCCCTCTGTTCTGTGTCAGGTCCACTCTGGCTCAGAGACGGGGTCGATCCCCAGCTGTTCCTCCAGCCCGGAGACAGTGGTAGATCAGATACTGGACTCTATGGACTCTGACCCTGATGGCATCTTCATAGACTTCTCCCACCACAGCTGCTCAGACTCTTCATCCTCTGGTTACAGCAGGGAGAGTGGTAGACAGAGTGTGGTGTAA
- the LOC110490677 gene encoding proline-rich protein 5 isoform X4 translates to MLKLMSSPSLSDLGKSDKAALEERGTQQRKAGANATWNSIHNAVIAVFQRKDLGENDLYILNEGVRQLLKTELGSFFTEYLQNQLLTKGMVILRDKMRFYEGQKLLDSLAETWDFFFCDVLSMLQAIFYPVQGKEPSVRQLALLHFRSIITLNIKLEDALSRPRARVPPSIIQMLLILQGVHESRGVTEEYLRLEALVQKVVSPYLGTHGLYSNDGSSMQYSSCVLEKRLQRCWPKSGDAPVKNLVMRSKSYNVPMLTPVVEYDTETGSVSSMGIRRHSVCEMTSCLEEGAINDISTTSSLASAAQPGLSSLEQDLSLTGVVCGGGGGSLDLCGSVGSESLGSHLQPSIFQDSHSPGPFLHGGEESTVSPSVLCQVHSGSETGSIPSCSSSPETVVDQILDSMDSDPDGIFIDFSHHSCSDSSSSGYSRESGRQSVV, encoded by the exons cATCCACAATGCGGTGATAGCTGTGTTCCAGAGGAAAGACCTGGGAGAGAATGACCTCTACATCCTCAATGAGGGAGTCAG GCAACTACTGAAGACGGAGCTGGGCTCTTTCTTTACTGAATACCTCCAG AATCAGCTGCTGACAAAGGGAATGGTGATACTGAGGGACAAAATGCGTTTCTATGAAG GTCAGAAGCTATTGGACTCCTTGGCAGAGACGTGGGACTTCTTCTTCTGTGATGTTCTGTCCATGCTTCAGGCTATCTTCTACCCAGTACAG GGTAAGGAGCCGTCGGTGCGGCAGCTGGCCCTGCTTCACTTTAGGAGCATTATCACTCTGAACATCAAGCTTGAGGACGCCCTGTCCCGCCCCCGCGCCCGTGTCCCCCCCTCTATCATACAGATGTTACTGATACTGCAG GGTGTCCATGAGTCTAGAGGAGTGACTGAGGAGTACCTGCGTCTGGAAGCTTTGGTTCAGAAGGTGGTGTCTCCATACCTGGGAACCCACGGCCTCTACTCCAACGACGGATCCTCAATGCAATACTCCTCCTGCGTACTGG AAAAGCGTCTGCAGCGGTGCTGGCCCAAGTCAGGCGACGCCCCCGTGAAGAACCTGGTGATGCGCTCCAAGTCCTACAACGTGCCCATGTTGACGCCTGTGGTGGAGTATGATACCGAGACAGGCTCCGTGAGCAGCATGGGCATCCGCCGCCATTCCGTCTGCGAGATGACTTCCTGTCTGGAAGAAGGCGCCATCAACGACATCAGCACCACTTCCTCCCTGGCCTCCGCGGCCCAGCCGGGCCTTTCCTCCCTGGAGCAGGACCTCAGCCTGACAGGGGTTgtttgtggtggaggtggtggaagtCTGGATCTCTGTGGGTCTGTGGGGTCTGAGTCTTTAGGGTCCCACCTCCAGCCCTCCATATTTCAGGACTCTCACTCCCCAGGACCCTTCCTCCACGGCGGGGAGGAGTCGACGGTGTCCCCCTCTGTTCTGTGTCAGGTCCACTCTGGCTCAGAGACGGGGTCGATCCCCAGCTGTTCCTCCAGCCCGGAGACAGTGGTAGATCAGATACTGGACTCTATGGACTCTGACCCTGATGGCATCTTCATAGACTTCTCCCACCACAGCTGCTCAGACTCTTCATCCTCTGGTTACAGCAGGGAGAGTGGTAGACAGAGTGTGGTGTAA